The following proteins are encoded in a genomic region of Mycolicibacterium confluentis:
- the tsf gene encoding translation elongation factor Ts — MANYTAADVKRLRELTGAGMLDCKNALAESDGDFDKAVEVLRIKGAKDVGKRAERATAEGLVAAKDGVLIELNSETDFVAKNAEFQALADKVVAAALAAKAGDVDALKAADLDGTTVEQAVADLSAKIGEKLELRRAAYFDGTVETYLHKRAADLPPAVGVLVEYTGDSKEAAHAVALQIAALKARYLTREDVPEDLVANERRIAEETAKAEGKPEQALPKIVEGRVNGFYKDVVLLDQPSVSDNKKTVKALLDEAGVTVTRFARFEVGQA, encoded by the coding sequence ATGGCTAACTACACCGCTGCCGACGTCAAGCGCCTTCGGGAGCTGACCGGCGCCGGCATGCTGGACTGCAAGAACGCGCTCGCCGAAAGCGATGGCGACTTCGACAAAGCCGTCGAGGTGCTGCGTATCAAGGGCGCCAAGGACGTCGGCAAGCGCGCTGAGCGCGCCACCGCCGAGGGCTTGGTGGCCGCCAAGGACGGCGTGCTCATCGAACTGAACTCGGAGACGGACTTCGTCGCCAAGAACGCCGAGTTCCAGGCCCTGGCCGACAAGGTCGTCGCCGCTGCGCTGGCTGCCAAGGCCGGCGACGTCGACGCCCTGAAGGCGGCCGATCTGGACGGCACCACGGTCGAGCAGGCCGTCGCCGACCTGTCGGCGAAGATCGGCGAGAAGCTCGAACTGCGTCGCGCCGCCTACTTCGACGGCACTGTCGAGACCTACCTGCACAAGCGCGCCGCGGATCTGCCGCCGGCCGTGGGTGTGCTGGTCGAGTACACCGGTGATTCCAAGGAAGCCGCGCACGCCGTGGCCCTGCAGATCGCCGCGCTCAAGGCCCGCTACCTCACCCGTGAGGACGTGCCGGAGGATCTCGTCGCCAACGAGCGTCGCATCGCCGAGGAGACCGCGAAGGCCGAGGGCAAGCCCGAGCAGGCTCTGCCCAAGATCGTTGAGGGTCGCGTCAACGGCTTCTACAAGGACGTCGTGCTGCTGGATCAGCCGTCGGTGTCCGACAACAAGAAGACCGTCAAGGCCCTGCTCGACGAGGCCGGCGTGACTGTCACGCGGTTCGCCCGCTTCGAGGTCGGCCAGGCCTGA
- a CDS encoding alpha/beta hydrolase, with the protein MRSRMAVLTAFALLMCGCGTPPVAEEPESPTAAFESAPCPQFAPMPETTLGPEFSCGFLVVPESRDRPDGRTIRIAVARAKAQSAAPKPDPLVYLTGGPGGPGLLLGNGLATVGLNRDRDLIVVDQRGTLFSQPTLTCPEVDEFLEAAWEMPTQAPGTAEKDLAAVRACRDRLAGQGIDLSAFNTRENAADIADLRTALGIEEWNVYGVSYGSDLALQLLRDHPEGIRSIAVDSVVPPQTNLVEQMWPSAAEGLDALFTACAEQPACAAAHPRLRDEFTATVRRLAKEPAVIEVPGTAEVPPRRVVVDGYAMANLVIQATLDTRKIPGLPKVIHAFATDDHATLAAGVLAPAPAVPGLVAYGLTYGVFCREGAAFTDTAGILATAQQALPELPSEVLSLVPQIPRVVAECGVWDVGRADDSVHDPAGADIPAVLFAGTLDAVTPPSQADLAAQRFPNGRVVRIAGSGHDVLSKSTCAQQILIDFLDDPTGYDVTCAGELRTPAFTT; encoded by the coding sequence ATGCGATCGAGGATGGCGGTGCTGACCGCGTTCGCACTGCTGATGTGCGGGTGCGGTACCCCACCCGTCGCCGAGGAACCCGAATCCCCCACCGCGGCTTTCGAATCCGCACCGTGCCCGCAGTTCGCGCCGATGCCCGAGACCACGCTCGGACCCGAGTTCTCGTGCGGTTTCCTGGTGGTGCCCGAGAGCCGCGACCGACCCGACGGCCGCACCATCAGGATCGCCGTCGCCCGCGCGAAGGCGCAGTCGGCCGCGCCGAAACCGGACCCGTTGGTGTACCTCACGGGCGGCCCCGGTGGGCCCGGCCTGCTCCTGGGCAACGGCCTGGCGACTGTCGGACTCAACCGCGACCGCGACCTCATTGTCGTCGACCAGCGCGGCACACTGTTCTCGCAACCGACGCTCACCTGCCCCGAGGTGGACGAGTTCCTCGAGGCCGCGTGGGAGATGCCGACGCAGGCGCCGGGCACCGCCGAGAAGGATCTGGCTGCGGTCAGGGCCTGCCGGGACCGGCTCGCGGGGCAGGGAATTGATCTGTCCGCCTTCAACACCCGCGAGAACGCCGCGGACATCGCCGACCTGCGCACGGCACTCGGCATCGAGGAGTGGAACGTCTACGGCGTGTCCTATGGCAGCGACCTCGCGCTGCAACTGCTGCGTGACCATCCCGAGGGCATCCGCAGCATCGCGGTGGATTCGGTGGTGCCACCCCAGACGAACCTGGTGGAGCAGATGTGGCCTAGCGCCGCCGAGGGCCTCGACGCGCTGTTCACGGCGTGTGCGGAACAGCCCGCGTGTGCCGCAGCCCACCCTCGGCTTCGCGACGAGTTCACGGCCACGGTGCGTCGTCTCGCGAAGGAACCCGCCGTCATCGAGGTGCCCGGCACCGCCGAGGTTCCGCCGCGGCGCGTGGTCGTGGACGGCTACGCGATGGCCAACCTGGTGATCCAGGCAACCCTGGACACCCGGAAGATCCCCGGCCTGCCGAAGGTCATCCACGCGTTCGCGACCGACGACCACGCGACGCTGGCCGCAGGCGTGCTGGCTCCCGCGCCTGCCGTGCCCGGCCTCGTCGCCTACGGCCTGACGTATGGCGTGTTCTGCCGCGAGGGAGCGGCTTTCACCGACACCGCCGGAATCCTCGCGACGGCGCAGCAGGCCCTCCCCGAGCTGCCCAGCGAGGTGCTCTCGCTGGTCCCGCAGATACCGCGGGTGGTCGCCGAATGCGGCGTCTGGGACGTCGGGCGCGCCGACGACAGCGTCCACGACCCCGCCGGCGCGGACATCCCCGCGGTGTTGTTCGCCGGGACACTCGACGCCGTCACGCCACCCAGTCAGGCCGACCTCGCCGCGCAGCGCTTCCCCAACGGCCGGGTCGTGCGCATCGCGGGTTCGGGTCACGACGTGCTGAGCAAGTCGACGTGTGCGCAGCAGATCCTGATCGACTTCCTCGACGATCCCACCGGCTACGACGTCACCTGCGCCGGCGAACTGCGCACGCCTGCGTTCACCACCTGA
- a CDS encoding phosphatidate cytidylyltransferase, producing MIPVAETDTGQSSTEPSPKTSRAGRNLPAAIAVGAALGGGLIAILLLAPYIWIGVVAAAIAIATHEVVRRLRDGGYSIPVVPLLVGGQAMIWLTWPFGAAGALGGFGGTVLVCLVWRLLSQGLKSAPENYLRDVAVTVFLAAWIPLFGAFGVLLVYPDDGWARVFCLLLPVVFSDIGGYAAGVLFGKHTMVPAISPKKSWEGFAGSLICGTAMAVVAVAFLLEKPAWVGIPLGIFLVITGTLGDLVESQVKRDLGIKDMGTLLPGHGGIMDRIDSILPSATATWIVLTLLV from the coding sequence ATCATTCCCGTGGCTGAAACCGACACCGGTCAGTCCTCCACCGAGCCGTCGCCCAAGACGTCCCGCGCGGGCCGCAACCTGCCGGCGGCCATCGCCGTCGGAGCCGCCCTCGGCGGCGGCCTCATCGCGATCCTGCTGCTGGCGCCCTACATCTGGATCGGTGTCGTCGCGGCGGCCATCGCGATCGCCACCCACGAGGTGGTGCGCCGACTGCGCGACGGCGGCTACTCGATCCCCGTCGTGCCACTGCTCGTGGGCGGTCAGGCCATGATCTGGCTGACCTGGCCCTTCGGTGCGGCCGGTGCGCTCGGCGGATTCGGTGGCACGGTCCTGGTCTGCCTCGTGTGGCGCCTGCTGTCCCAGGGGCTCAAGAGTGCGCCCGAGAACTACCTGCGCGACGTCGCGGTGACGGTCTTCCTGGCGGCCTGGATCCCGCTGTTCGGGGCCTTCGGTGTGCTGCTGGTCTATCCCGACGACGGCTGGGCGCGGGTCTTCTGCCTGCTGCTGCCCGTGGTGTTCTCCGACATCGGCGGTTACGCCGCGGGCGTGCTGTTCGGCAAGCACACCATGGTCCCCGCGATCAGCCCGAAGAAGTCCTGGGAGGGCTTCGCCGGGTCGCTGATCTGCGGCACCGCGATGGCAGTCGTGGCAGTCGCCTTCCTGTTGGAGAAGCCGGCCTGGGTCGGCATCCCGCTGGGCATCTTCCTGGTGATCACGGGCACGCTCGGCGACCTGGTCGAGTCCCAGGTCAAACGCGATCTGGGCATCAAGGACATGGGCACGCTGCTACCCGGCCACGGCGGCATCATGGACCGCATCGACTCGATCCTGCCGTCGGCCACCGCGACGTGGATCGTCCTGACGCTTCTGGTGTGA
- a CDS encoding SDR family oxidoreductase, whose amino-acid sequence MDLSSSTALITGANRGLGAAFARDLVSRGAKVYAGARDPASVHIDGVIPVRVDTTDPASIAAVAAQAGDVTLLVNNAGIARDVDLLTGDLADARAEIETNYFGTLEMIRAFVPVLEANGGGAILNVLSVLSWLSSPDTGGYCAAKSAEWSMTNAVRAQLAGRGVAVTGLHVGLMATDMAANFDAPKSNPADVARLALDGVAAGAYEVLADDLSRHVQANLSSGVAALYPSLAG is encoded by the coding sequence ATGGACCTCTCCTCTTCGACCGCATTGATCACCGGCGCCAACCGTGGGCTGGGCGCAGCCTTCGCCCGGGACCTCGTCTCCCGCGGCGCCAAGGTGTACGCCGGCGCCCGTGACCCCGCCTCCGTGCACATCGACGGCGTCATCCCGGTGCGTGTGGACACCACCGATCCGGCCTCGATCGCGGCGGTCGCCGCACAGGCCGGCGACGTCACCCTGCTGGTCAACAATGCGGGCATCGCCCGCGACGTCGACCTGCTCACGGGCGACCTCGCCGACGCGCGCGCTGAGATCGAAACCAACTACTTCGGCACCCTGGAGATGATCCGCGCGTTCGTCCCCGTACTCGAGGCCAACGGCGGGGGCGCCATCCTCAACGTGCTGTCGGTGTTGTCGTGGCTGAGCTCACCCGACACCGGCGGTTACTGTGCGGCCAAGTCCGCGGAGTGGTCGATGACCAACGCCGTGCGCGCACAGTTGGCCGGTCGCGGGGTCGCCGTCACGGGCCTGCACGTGGGTCTCATGGCCACCGATATGGCGGCCAACTTCGACGCGCCCAAATCGAATCCCGCCGACGTCGCACGCCTTGCCCTCGACGGGGTGGCCGCCGGCGCGTACGAGGTCCTGGCCGACGATCTGAGCCGCCACGTGCAGGCCAACCTGTCCTCCGGGGTCGCCGCCCTCTACCCCAGCCTGGCCGGCTGA
- a CDS encoding primary-amine oxidase, which produces MTMDSTIAKVEDTAAAPHPLDPLTGAEIEAAARIVTESQYSTPTLKFVMIELAEPEKPATLTFDPAIPVPRRAFVSTYDKKVVYEAVVDVRAGTVDSWKSIPGKFPSYLSDAFMGIEEAVQADPRWQEAMRNRGVTDFSLTMVDPWPAGYYGPQDDYENSPWVCRPLTFVRSAPGENGYARPVEGLIVLFDLDTMSVIDIEDHGVVPLPTKPGNYTPEFMFDADNLPAFTEFRDGVKPLEIVQPDGPSFTVDGWKVTWQKWSMRVGFNPREGLTLHDITYTDRGQVRPIMYRGALSEMVVPYGDSSPMQWNKNVFDMGEVGMGFSANSLRLGCDCLGEIHYFDATLNDSNGNAVVIPNAICMHEEDYGISWKHTDFRTGDVEVRRSRRLVISMICTVGNYEYGFFWYFYNDAGIEVEVKLTGIITTGALAEGETSRYGKVVAPGMYGPNHQHFFNFRLDMNVDGPGNSVYEVDSIPEPDPELNPHHNAWITRDTLVASEAEGGRDWEHKTGRYWKVVNPNKLNGLGSPVGYKIMPKDVVPVMVQEGSVIYDRARFVQHNLWVTKYDPAERYAAGDYMYQCAEAQGLPQFIADDAPLENTDLVLWYTVGAHHVVCPEDWPVMPCHYTGFKIKPVGFFDGNPAMDLPPSAPKGCHSC; this is translated from the coding sequence ATGACGATGGACAGCACAATCGCGAAGGTCGAGGACACGGCCGCAGCGCCCCACCCGCTGGACCCGTTGACCGGCGCCGAGATCGAGGCGGCAGCCCGGATTGTCACTGAATCCCAATACAGCACGCCGACATTGAAGTTCGTGATGATCGAGCTGGCCGAGCCGGAGAAGCCGGCGACGCTGACCTTCGATCCCGCCATCCCTGTTCCGCGCCGGGCGTTCGTGTCGACGTACGACAAGAAGGTGGTCTACGAGGCCGTGGTCGACGTGCGGGCGGGCACGGTCGACTCGTGGAAGTCGATCCCGGGGAAGTTCCCGTCGTACCTGTCGGATGCCTTCATGGGCATCGAGGAGGCGGTGCAGGCGGACCCGCGCTGGCAGGAGGCCATGCGCAATCGCGGCGTCACCGACTTCAGCCTTACGATGGTCGATCCGTGGCCTGCGGGCTACTACGGCCCGCAGGACGACTACGAGAACTCGCCGTGGGTCTGCCGTCCGCTGACCTTCGTCCGGTCCGCACCGGGGGAGAACGGCTACGCACGCCCCGTCGAGGGCCTGATCGTGCTGTTCGACCTCGACACCATGAGCGTCATCGACATCGAGGACCACGGCGTGGTGCCGCTGCCGACCAAGCCCGGCAACTACACGCCGGAGTTCATGTTCGACGCCGACAACCTGCCGGCGTTCACCGAATTCCGCGACGGCGTCAAGCCTCTCGAGATCGTCCAGCCCGACGGGCCGAGCTTCACCGTCGACGGCTGGAAGGTCACCTGGCAGAAGTGGTCGATGCGTGTGGGATTCAACCCGCGTGAGGGTCTGACGCTGCACGACATCACCTACACCGACCGCGGCCAGGTGCGGCCCATCATGTACCGCGGCGCGCTCTCGGAGATGGTGGTGCCCTACGGCGACTCGTCGCCCATGCAGTGGAACAAGAACGTCTTCGACATGGGCGAAGTGGGCATGGGCTTCTCGGCCAACTCGCTGCGGCTGGGCTGCGACTGCCTGGGCGAGATCCACTACTTCGACGCCACGCTCAACGACTCCAACGGCAACGCGGTGGTGATCCCCAACGCCATCTGCATGCACGAGGAGGACTACGGAATCTCCTGGAAACACACCGACTTCCGCACGGGAGATGTCGAGGTGCGCCGGTCCCGGCGTCTGGTGATCTCGATGATCTGCACCGTCGGCAACTACGAGTATGGCTTCTTCTGGTACTTCTACAACGACGCCGGTATCGAGGTCGAGGTCAAGCTGACGGGCATCATCACCACCGGCGCGCTGGCCGAGGGGGAGACGTCGCGGTACGGCAAGGTCGTGGCCCCCGGCATGTACGGGCCGAACCACCAGCACTTCTTCAACTTCCGGCTCGACATGAACGTCGACGGTCCAGGAAACAGTGTGTACGAGGTGGATTCGATCCCCGAGCCCGATCCCGAGCTGAACCCGCACCACAACGCCTGGATCACCCGCGACACGCTGGTGGCCTCGGAGGCCGAGGGCGGGCGCGACTGGGAGCACAAGACGGGCCGGTACTGGAAGGTGGTCAACCCCAACAAGCTCAACGGCCTGGGCAGCCCGGTGGGCTACAAGATCATGCCCAAGGACGTGGTGCCCGTGATGGTGCAGGAGGGCTCGGTGATCTACGACCGTGCCCGGTTCGTCCAGCACAACCTGTGGGTGACCAAGTACGACCCGGCCGAACGCTACGCGGCGGGGGACTACATGTACCAGTGCGCCGAGGCGCAGGGCCTGCCGCAGTTCATCGCCGACGACGCACCGCTGGAGAACACCGACCTCGTGCTCTGGTACACCGTCGGTGCCCACCACGTGGTGTGCCCCGAGGACTGGCCCGTGATGCCGTGCCACTACACCGGTTTCAAGATCAAGCCGGTGGGCTTCTTCGACGGCAATCCGGCGATGGACCTGCCGCCGTCAGCGCCCAAGGGCTGTCACTCCTGCTGA
- a CDS encoding amidase, with protein sequence MGHVHAFTDDALGDLDAVGVAEAIQSGAISRSEAADAAIARTEAVNPQLNAVVYKSYERARERAEAPYGGFFDGVPSFIKDNSDVAGMPTGKGADAWEPFPAAVDGDFTRLYFSTGLNILGKTMMSEFGFSAAAEHPRLGSVRNPWNTEHTAGASSSGSAALVAAGAVPIAHANDGGGSIRIPAACNGLIGLKPTRGRLPLEAEHGEMPIKIVANGVLTRSVRDTAAFYREAERAWRNPKLPPIGDITGPSSKRLRIAVVTRSIRRESGAQVCEATAKTAALLESLGHHVETLDEMPVPATFVDDFVRYWALLATALVRGGRKRFGPSFDRTRLDNLSLGLDRHATRQLHRMPLTMARLARTRRHLRSLAQRFDVVLTPTLADEPPRIGHLDPMADYDQIIDRLIDWVAFTPLHNVTGDPAVSLPLAESADGLPIGMMFAADAGREATLLELAFELEQAQPFRRIQDRAHDEIR encoded by the coding sequence ATGGGCCACGTACATGCATTCACCGATGACGCGCTCGGAGACCTCGACGCGGTCGGCGTCGCCGAGGCGATCCAGTCCGGCGCGATCTCCCGCTCCGAGGCCGCCGACGCCGCGATCGCCCGTACCGAGGCCGTCAACCCACAGCTGAACGCTGTGGTCTACAAGTCCTACGAGCGGGCCCGGGAGCGGGCCGAGGCGCCCTACGGCGGCTTCTTCGACGGCGTGCCGTCCTTCATCAAGGACAACTCGGACGTGGCGGGCATGCCCACCGGCAAGGGCGCCGACGCCTGGGAGCCGTTTCCCGCGGCCGTCGACGGTGACTTCACCAGGCTGTACTTCTCGACCGGGCTCAACATCCTCGGCAAGACCATGATGTCGGAGTTCGGGTTCAGCGCCGCCGCGGAGCACCCGCGACTCGGCTCGGTCCGCAACCCGTGGAACACCGAGCACACCGCGGGCGCATCGTCGTCGGGGTCGGCCGCCCTGGTTGCCGCGGGAGCGGTGCCCATCGCGCACGCCAACGACGGCGGCGGGTCGATCCGAATCCCGGCCGCCTGCAACGGCCTGATCGGCCTGAAACCGACCCGGGGCCGGCTGCCGCTGGAGGCCGAGCACGGCGAGATGCCGATCAAGATCGTCGCCAACGGTGTGCTGACCCGCTCGGTGCGCGACACCGCGGCGTTCTACCGTGAGGCCGAGCGCGCCTGGCGCAACCCCAAACTGCCGCCGATCGGCGACATCACCGGCCCGTCGTCGAAGCGCCTTCGGATCGCCGTCGTGACGCGCTCGATCCGCCGGGAGAGCGGGGCACAGGTCTGCGAGGCCACCGCCAAGACCGCGGCCCTGCTCGAGAGCCTGGGACACCATGTCGAGACGCTCGACGAGATGCCCGTGCCCGCGACCTTCGTCGACGACTTCGTCCGCTACTGGGCGCTCCTGGCGACCGCGCTGGTGCGGGGCGGGCGCAAGCGGTTCGGCCCGTCGTTCGACCGCACCCGGCTGGACAACCTGTCGCTGGGTCTTGACCGGCACGCCACCCGGCAGTTGCACCGCATGCCGTTGACGATGGCGCGCCTTGCGCGGACAAGGCGGCACCTGCGGTCACTGGCCCAGCGCTTCGATGTCGTGCTCACCCCGACACTGGCCGACGAACCGCCCCGCATCGGTCACCTGGACCCCATGGCGGACTACGACCAGATCATCGACCGGTTGATCGACTGGGTGGCGTTCACGCCGCTGCACAACGTGACCGGCGACCCGGCGGTCTCGCTCCCGCTTGCGGAATCCGCGGACGGTCTGCCGATCGGGATGATGTTCGCGGCGGACGCGGGACGTGAGGCCACGCTGCTGGAACTCGCCTTCGAGTTGGAGCAGGCGCAACCGTTCCGGCGCATCCAGGACCGAGCACACGACGAAATCCGTTGA
- a CDS encoding LLM class F420-dependent oxidoreductase yields the protein MRIGVVFPQTELGGDPGALRSYAQAVEELGFTHILAYDHVLGADPAVHQGWQGPYDVHTTFHEPFVMFGFLAAVTTLELVTGVIILPQRQTALVAKQAAEVDLLTNGRFRLGIGVGWNPVEYEALGENFSNRGRRSEEQVDVMRRLWTEQTVTYTGKHHQITGAGLAPLPTRSIPVWFGAASERAYARAGRLGDGWFPMMEPGPALDDARGHVVKAAEDAGRDAAALGMEGRVTWVGDPDKAASGLTAWKDAGATHVSVNTMKAGLATVDDHVAALARVAADAGLHR from the coding sequence ATGCGCATCGGAGTTGTCTTCCCTCAGACCGAACTCGGCGGCGATCCTGGGGCCCTGCGGTCCTACGCCCAGGCCGTCGAGGAGTTGGGGTTCACCCACATCCTGGCCTACGACCACGTGCTGGGCGCCGACCCAGCGGTGCACCAGGGTTGGCAGGGCCCGTATGACGTCCACACGACGTTCCACGAACCGTTCGTGATGTTCGGGTTCCTCGCCGCCGTCACGACGCTGGAGCTCGTCACCGGGGTGATCATCCTGCCGCAGCGCCAAACCGCGCTGGTGGCCAAACAGGCCGCCGAGGTGGACCTGTTGACCAACGGACGGTTCCGGCTGGGCATCGGAGTGGGGTGGAACCCTGTCGAATACGAGGCGTTGGGGGAGAACTTCTCCAACCGCGGCCGACGCAGCGAAGAGCAGGTCGACGTCATGCGGCGGCTCTGGACCGAGCAGACGGTGACCTACACCGGGAAGCACCACCAGATCACCGGAGCAGGTTTGGCGCCGCTGCCCACGCGCTCGATCCCGGTCTGGTTCGGCGCCGCGTCGGAGCGCGCCTATGCGCGGGCAGGCCGACTCGGAGACGGCTGGTTCCCGATGATGGAACCCGGCCCGGCCCTTGACGACGCGCGTGGGCACGTGGTGAAGGCCGCCGAGGACGCCGGACGTGACGCGGCCGCGCTCGGGATGGAGGGGCGCGTGACCTGGGTGGGTGACCCCGACAAGGCCGCGTCCGGACTCACTGCATGGAAAGACGCGGGCGCCACCCACGTGTCGGTCAACACGATGAAGGCCGGCCTGGCGACGGTCGACGACCACGTGGCGGCCCTGGCCCGGGTGGCCGCCGACGCGGGCCTTCACCGCTGA
- the frr gene encoding ribosome recycling factor, translating to MIDEALFDAEEKMEKAVAVARDDLASIRTGRANPGMFSRINIEYYGSMTPITQLSSINVPEPRLVVIKPYEASQLRNIEDAIRNSDLGVNPSNDGNVIRISVPQLTEERRRELVKQAKGKGEDARVAVRNIRRKAMEELGRIKKDGEAGEDEVGRAEKDLDKSTAQYVSQIDDLVKHKEGELLEV from the coding sequence GTGATCGACGAGGCATTGTTCGATGCCGAGGAGAAGATGGAGAAGGCCGTGGCGGTCGCGCGGGATGACCTCGCGTCCATTCGGACCGGCCGCGCCAATCCGGGCATGTTCTCCCGCATCAACATCGAGTACTACGGTTCGATGACCCCCATCACCCAGCTGTCGAGCATCAACGTCCCCGAGCCACGGCTCGTGGTGATCAAGCCTTACGAGGCGTCGCAGCTGCGCAACATCGAGGATGCGATCCGCAACTCCGACCTTGGGGTGAACCCGTCGAACGACGGCAACGTCATCCGGATCTCGGTCCCGCAGCTGACCGAGGAGCGCCGTCGCGAACTCGTGAAGCAGGCCAAGGGCAAGGGTGAGGACGCCAGGGTCGCGGTGCGCAACATCCGCCGCAAGGCCATGGAGGAGCTGGGCCGGATCAAGAAGGACGGCGAAGCGGGCGAGGACGAGGTCGGTCGGGCCGAGAAGGACCTGGACAAGAGCACCGCGCAGTACGTGAGCCAGATCGATGACCTGGTGAAGCACAAGGAAGGTGAACTGCTGGAGGTCTGA
- a CDS encoding DMT family transporter, with amino-acid sequence MSAQTASTVTFFYALGYPVGNAAVAAMSPMAVLVFRFGLAAAILGTWARVAGVSWPRGTKLGHVAVTGLLMQAVQFCFLYLAIERGAPAVLCAVLIAMNPVATALLATVFLRDRLGALRVVALSLGVAAVLAACASRLRAEHGVDPVLGLLLVALLGLATGGVYQQRFCADVDFRAAATVQNVVALVPATALAAITPFAVHNTAHAVWAVAGVVLLNAVVGVSLYVRAISIHGATAVTMLFCVIPAVAGALSWAMLGQRIDIGVGIGLALGAAACWLNARASSHQKRQDDPRRGGRRQDRVDAVHDAAVAG; translated from the coding sequence ATGTCCGCCCAGACCGCGTCGACCGTGACGTTCTTCTATGCCCTGGGCTACCCCGTGGGCAACGCCGCGGTCGCGGCCATGTCACCGATGGCTGTGTTGGTGTTCCGCTTCGGACTGGCGGCGGCGATCCTCGGCACCTGGGCCCGTGTCGCGGGCGTGTCGTGGCCGCGCGGAACCAAACTGGGCCACGTCGCGGTCACCGGCCTGCTCATGCAGGCCGTGCAGTTCTGTTTCCTCTACCTCGCGATCGAGCGCGGCGCCCCGGCGGTGCTGTGCGCCGTGCTGATCGCGATGAACCCGGTGGCCACGGCACTGCTGGCGACGGTGTTCCTGCGGGACCGCCTCGGTGCACTGCGGGTCGTCGCGCTGTCCCTCGGCGTGGCGGCGGTGTTGGCCGCGTGCGCGAGTCGTCTGCGGGCCGAACACGGCGTCGACCCCGTCCTGGGACTGCTGCTCGTCGCGCTGCTGGGACTGGCGACCGGGGGCGTCTATCAGCAGCGGTTCTGCGCCGACGTCGACTTCCGGGCGGCCGCGACGGTGCAGAACGTCGTGGCCCTGGTCCCGGCCACGGCGCTGGCCGCCATCACTCCGTTCGCGGTGCACAACACCGCGCATGCGGTGTGGGCGGTCGCGGGGGTGGTCCTGCTGAACGCGGTGGTCGGGGTGTCGCTCTACGTCCGCGCGATCAGCATCCACGGCGCCACCGCGGTCACGATGCTGTTCTGCGTCATCCCCGCGGTCGCGGGTGCCCTGTCGTGGGCGATGCTGGGTCAGCGGATCGACATCGGGGTGGGCATCGGCCTCGCGTTGGGGGCGGCGGCGTGCTGGCTCAATGCCCGCGCGTCGTCACACCAGAAGCGTCAGGACGATCCACGTCGCGGTGGCCGACGGCAGGATCGAGTCGATGCGGTCCATGATGCCGCCGTGGCCGGGTAG
- the pyrH gene encoding UMP kinase, translated as MGEPSTTGNTSALRPKYSRVLLKLGGEMFGGGQVGLDPDVVALVARQIAEVVRSGVQVAVVIGGGNFFRGAQLQQRGMERTRSDYMGMLGTVMNSLALQDFLQKEGIDTRVQTAITMGQVAEPYLPLRAVRHLEKGRVVIFGAGMGLPYFSTDTTAAQRALEIGAEVVLMAKAVDGVYTDDPRTNPEAQLLTAITHREVIDRGLRVADATAFSLCMDNGMPILVFNLLADGNIARAVAGEKIGTLVTT; from the coding sequence ATGGGGGAGCCCAGCACCACCGGCAACACATCAGCACTGCGCCCCAAGTACTCGCGGGTGCTGCTCAAGCTCGGTGGTGAGATGTTCGGCGGCGGCCAGGTGGGCCTCGACCCCGATGTCGTCGCGCTGGTGGCGCGGCAGATCGCCGAGGTGGTGCGCAGCGGCGTCCAGGTCGCGGTGGTCATCGGCGGCGGCAACTTCTTCCGCGGCGCCCAACTGCAGCAGCGCGGGATGGAACGGACGCGCAGCGACTACATGGGCATGCTCGGCACGGTGATGAACAGCCTTGCGCTGCAGGACTTCCTGCAGAAGGAGGGCATCGACACCCGGGTGCAGACCGCGATCACAATGGGTCAGGTCGCCGAGCCCTACCTCCCGTTGCGGGCCGTGCGGCACCTGGAGAAGGGGCGGGTGGTCATCTTCGGTGCGGGCATGGGCCTGCCGTACTTCTCCACCGACACCACCGCCGCGCAGCGCGCGCTTGAGATCGGCGCCGAGGTGGTCCTGATGGCCAAGGCGGTCGACGGGGTGTACACCGACGACCCGCGGACCAACCCCGAGGCCCAACTTCTGACCGCGATCACCCATCGTGAGGTCATCGACCGTGGTCTGCGTGTGGCTGATGCCACCGCGTTTAGTCTGTGCATGGACAATGGCATGCCGATCCTGGTGTTCAACCTGTTGGCCGACGGCAATATCGCTCGGGCAGTCGCAGGTGAGAAGATCGGAACCCTGGTCACCACCTAG